The following coding sequences are from one Schizosaccharomyces osmophilus chromosome 1, complete sequence window:
- the mug62 gene encoding acetyl-CoA biosynthesis protein, which yields MSFKNLFAFHKKTPLYAIEDAFVEEEEKEEEKPFELSKLLQSANNTVSQKLNENITIQFTKKIENIKIHPTVNSKSQDVMNQFNKNQMNLILKIDEEEIRFKKFALTKKISRKLVKDIFSTKQNPHLQYTVQRKAKFEINDPKNPSYSMMNFQTITDVLSYRSHISPKAVAHIFLDKKGREISQFSWEKFTNKVSRFAKVVKKQVGLLPGTKVILYYRKLELAEYLISLFGCLLLGLIVLPVHPSLSLHQLACVVKNEKVKVAFTTESTFRIFVKDSELGSKDEIEWWKSTDFIHYKLEVNSQLTFKPSPQDVALIDYIFESPSHPTKAIYKHHTIMNQVKCLTSSIITHPASRQKCASVDLQSAEDNFMTNFQPYNMLGLIMGVFNALFSGYQTIFCETEVLQTPGLLVYILSKYRVSHALFDYASLKQTIYNYQEDPLPTLHYKKNYIPDLSNLKLCMVECTVVDPEFKMIASDRWLYPLGNTNSKEVISPLLCLQKFGGIPVSFKDWMINSNEQHMETTEENDSHQEILVLRESIEKGLVDIIPFLDIGKYSTNDVLCLSPFWYPIPESSVAIVSNPTQEICEEGKIGNLWVYSDCLPIYLEEGNASDASHKVSIDSGQASDVFLDSGLKGFLYNKKIFILGYENEQLQLSKQVLEEGLVSIESRTYHSFYLIKTLINLIPWIFDGVVIDLRINDYAHPVIILESPLLKQSYVHLLNTIEDDYSLTDSLSNIAESTHNIMKTVFGIDVLCVLITPSKSLPRTRCSESQTISPENCKVSFLSGTLPVNYYRFFLETTLPGVISNAAVTKCIWSKELEIERISFLENRNKQFMTCSKPNHILSRATDHLLNYFTILDFFKNRTSKSSDGLSFVVCEPVLKQSINISWKAFENKVASLIEYMQTTIKIRRKQYALLVYNDPYEFVVALYGCFFLGICAIPLQIHSVNHVIKDIEEIILLCDQFRANCILLDDGTFINIKSRDSFHHLQQVCNEKRVKVPKIYNTNYLPAAKRPLKKLVSKIAKEQNNKEKVVLVAVSRLTDGSTFSVNFSHFDLLHYCREQKEFILDDNDSSLLGGIEFGSGIGLLHTALLGVYTGLPTVLVNGSGSHCRENNTLQTMLEKRVSKAVLPLNYLLNTLEKTEICEYEGLNDMIKCIIVPCYEKPETSKVTTIIDNMFRLNLKTEMIKLAYCHPLNPLICWCDEQGINDMKGDFDTNDLKKGFITSKSNNHKKGITIYGLGANCLHNDVCVVHPESKRICNEGEVGEVWIAARRGSYCAFDQRNVGSELLTEENLKKQHFRSGYLGFIHPKSLDSESSEKFSKILYVLGAIWNTFEQNGLNHFASDIEETVEQVHPNICREGCMAFKAADQFTLLVEVSNMQRLTSLVPTIVSTVLVTHKVIVDKVAFVPRGVLLRWATGEKRRSDMLKKWVAGRIQDLFDKSGNIV from the exons ATGAGCTTCAAAAATCTGTTTGCATTTCATAAGAAAACTCCTTTATATGCAATTGAGGATGCATTTgtcgaagaagaagaaaaagaagaagaaaaaccgTTTGAACTATCGAAATTACTACAGTCGGCAAACAATACAGTTTCTCAAAAG TTAAACGAAAACATAACCATTCaattcacaaaaaaaattgaaaacataAAGATTCATCCAACTGTAAATTCAAAATCCCAAGATGTCATGAATcaattcaacaaaaatcaaatgaaTCTTATCTTGaaaattgatgaagaagagattcgtttcaaaaagtttgcattgacgaaaaaaatttcgCGAAAGCTGGTTAAGGACATTTTCTCTACGAAGCAGAATCCTCATTTACAGTACACTGTTCAAAGAAAAGCGAAGTTTGAAATTAATGATCCTAAAAATCCCTCCTATTCAATGATGAATTTCCAAACGATTACCGATGTCCTTTCTTATCGTAGTCATATTAGCCCAAAAGCTGTTGCCCACATTTTTTTGGAcaagaaaggaagagaaaTATCACAATTCTCCTGGGAAAAATTCACTAATAAGGTTTCTCGGTTTGCAAAGGTTgtgaaaaagcaagttgGCTTATTACCAGGTACGAAGGTGATCCTGTACTATCGAAAACTCGAATTGGCTGAATACCTTATAAGCTTATTTGGTTGCCTCCTTCTGGGTCTCATCGTTCTCCCAGTTCATCCATCCTTGTCGTTGCATCAACTAGCGTGTGTTGtaaaaaatgagaaagtCAAAGTTGCTTTTACTACCGAATCTACTTTCCGAATTTTTGTGAAGGATTCTGAATTAGGAAGcaaagatgaaattgaatgGTGGAAATCCACTGATTTCATTCATTACAAGCTCGAAGTGAATTCTCAGTTAACTTTTAAGCCGTCTCCTCAGGATGTCGCTCTCATTGACTATATATTTGAGTCACCATCACATCCCACGAAAGCAATTTATAAACATCATACTATTATGAACCAAGTGAAATGTCTCACTTCCTCGATAATAACCCACCCTGCAAGTCGACAGAAATGCGCATCTGTCGATTTGCAATCTGCTGAAGATAATTTTATGACCAACTTCCAGCCGTATAATATGCTAGGTCTCATTATGGGCGTCTTCAATGCCTTGTTTTCTGGGTATCAAACGATTTTTTGTGAAACGGAAGTGTTACAAACGCCGGGTTTATTGGTATACATTTTAAGTAAGTATCGGGTTAGCCATGCGCTTTTCGATTATGCAAGCTTAAAGCAAACAATTTATAATTACCAAGAAGATCCACTGCCTACACTAcattacaagaaaaattacATTCCTGATCTTTCGAATCTTAAGCTCTGCATGGTGGAATGTACGGTTGTCGACCCAGAATTTAAGATGATCGCGTCGGACAGGTGGCTATATCCTTTAGGTAATACGAATTCAAAAGAGGTGATTTCTCCTCTACTTTGCCTGCAAAAGTTTGGAGGGATTCCAGTCTCATTCAAAGATTGGATGATTAATTCTAACGAGCAACATATGGAAACAACTGAAGAGAACGACTCGCACCAAGAAATACTTGTCCTGCGCGAATCTATTGAGAAAGGATTGGTCGACattattccttttctcgATATAGGAAAGTATTCCACAAACGATGTACTTTGCTTATCTCCTTTTTGGTATCCGATTCCAGAGTCTTCAGTTGCCATAGTTAGCAATCCAACTCAAGAAATATGCGAGGAAGGAAAAATTGGTAATTTATGGGTTTATTCGGATTGTCTTCCTAtttatttggaagaaggGAATGCGTCAGATGCCTCACATAAAGTAAGCATCGACTCTGGCCAAGCTAGCGATGTTTTCCTTGACTCTGGGCTTAAAGGATTTTTGTAtaataagaaaatatttattcttggTTATGAAAACGAGCAACTCCAGCTAAGCAAGCAGGTCCTAGAAGAGGGTCTGGTAAGTATAGAAAGCAGAACATACCATTCTTTCTATTTGATTAAAACATTGATCAATCTTATTCCTTGGATTTTTGATGGGGTTGTTATTGACCTGAGAATAAACGATTATGCTCATCCAGTGATAATACTTGAGAGTCCTTTGCTAAAACAATCTTATGTTCATCTTTTGAACACGATTGAAGATGATTATTCTTTAACGGATTCTTTGAGTAACATTGCAGAAAGTACTCACAACATCATGAAAACTGTGTTTGGTATAGATGTTTTATGCGTTTTAATAACCCCGTCTAAATCGCTCCCCAGAACTCGTTGTTCTGAAAGTCAGACAATTAGTCCGGAAAATTGcaaagtttcttttctatctGGCACACTACCGGTAAATTATTACAGGTTTTTTTTAGAGACTACACTTCCTGGCGTTATTTCTAATGCGGCTGTTACAAAATGCATATGGTCCAAAGAACTAGAAATTGAAAGGATAAGTTTCTTAGAAAATCGGAATAAGCAATTTATGACTTGTTCTAAACCAAATCATATACTGAGTAGAGCTACTGATCACTTACTCAACTATTTTACGATAttggattttttcaaaaatagaaCATCAAAGTCATCGGATGGTCTTTCCTTTGTTGTTTGCGAACCTGTTCTCAAACAAAGTATTAACATAAGTTGGAAAGcgtttgaaaacaaagttgCTTCTTTGATTGAGTATATGCAAACGACTATCAAAATTAGGCGAAAACAATACGCTTTGCTAGTGTATAATGATCCTTATGAATTTGTGGTTGCCCTCTATGGATGTTTTTTTCTGGGGATATGTGCTATTCCTTTACAAATACACTCTGTAAATCATGTCATAAAGGATATCGAAGAAATTATACTTTTGTGCGATCAGTTCCGTGCTAATTGTATTCTACTCGACGATGGCACTTTCATTAATATTAAATCTCGTGATAGTTTTCATCACTTACAGCAAGTGTGTAACGAAAAACGAGTGAAGGTTCCCAAGATATACAATACGAATTACCTGCCTGCGGCAAAGAGACCattaaaaaagttagtTTCAAAGATAGcgaaagaacaaaataaCAAGGAAAAGGTTGTTTTGGTAGCTGTCAGCAGACTGACTGATGGCTCTACTTTCTCCGTTAATTTTTCACACTTTGATTTGTTGCATTATTGTCGAgagcaaaaggaatttaTTCTTGATGATAACGATTCTTCTCTTCTAGGTGGTATTGAGTTTGGGTCAGGGATTGGCTTGCTTCATACAGCACTTTTGGGCGTATACACAG GTTTACCGACGGTCCTTGTGAATGGCTCTGGCAGTCACTGCCGTGAAAATAACACTCTTCAAACAATGTTAGAAAAGCGTGTATCAAAAGCTGTCTTGCCTTTGAACTATCTTTTAAATACTCTCGAGAAAACTGAAATCTGTGAATACGAAGGATTAAACGATATGATAAAATGTATTATTGTTCCTTGTTACGAAAAGCCTGAAACTTCAAAAG TGACAACAATTATTGATAATATGTTTCGATTAAATCTTAAAACTGAAATGATAAAACTTGCTTATTGTCACCCACTCAACCCATTAATTTGCTGGTGTGATGAACAAGGCATTAATGATATGAAAGGCGATTTTGACACtaatgatttaaaaaagggATTCATTACATCGAAAAGCAACAACCATAAGAAAGGAATTACTATATATGGTTTGGGGGCT AATTGTTTGCATAACGATGTTTGTGTAGTTCATCCTGAATCGAAACGCATTTGTAATGAAGGAGAAGTGGGAGAAGTTTGGATTGCTGCAAGGCGCGGGTCGTATTGCGCTTTTGATCAACGGAATGTCGGATCTGAATTACTTACTGAAGAAAACTTAAAGAAACAGCATTTCAGATCTGGATATTTAGGGTTTATTCATCCTAAATCGTTGGATTCGGAGAGTTCTgagaaattttcaaaaatactATACGTTTTGGGCGCAATTTGGAACACATTCGAACAGAACGGTTTGAACCATTTTGCCTCGGACATCGAAGAAACGGTTGAACAAGTACATCCTAACATTTGTAGAGAAGGATG TATGGCTTTCAAGGCAGCGGATCAATTTACGTTGCTAGTTGAAGTCAGTAATATGCAAAGACTTACAAGTCTTGTCCCAACTATAGTTTCTACCGTTTTGGTAACGCACAAAGTTATAGTTGATAAGGTTGCATTTGTTCCTCGAGGTGTATTGTTGCGTTGGGCTACAGGAGAAAAAAGACGAAGCGAtatgttgaaaaaatgGGTCGCAGGTAGAAT CCAAGATCTTTTCGATAAGTCAGGAAACATCGTCTAG
- the alp41 gene encoding GTP-binding protein involved in beta-tubulin folding Alp41, whose product MGLLTILRKQKWKEKEARVLLLGLDNAGKTTILKRLLNENTITVSPTFGFQIRTINVEGLHLTIWDIGGQKTLRSFWKNYFESTEAIVWVVDSLDESRLLECKHQLHELLLEEKLLNISLLILANKSDAAGSLDAKTIEQLLHLDELKSRHYCILSVSAITGDGIQEAINWLASDLRESKMGILSN is encoded by the exons ATGGGTTTATTAACTATACTGCGAAAGCAGAAgtggaaagaaaaagaggcTAGAGTCTTATTGCT AGGTTTAGACAATGCAGGCAAAACGACTATCCTAAAGCGCCTTTTAAACGAAAAC ACAATTACGGTGTCCCCTACGTTTGGTTTTCAAATACGTACTATAAATGTAGAAGGGCTGCATTTGACAATCT GGGATATAGGAGGTCAGAAAACGCTACgaagtttttggaaaaattattttgaGTCAACAGAGGCCATTGTTTGGGTCGTAGATAGCCTTGATGAATCAAGGTTACTAGAATGCAAACATCAATTACATGAACTTTTGTTAGAAGAA AAATTACTAAATATAAGCCTGTTAATTCTGGCTAATAAATCCGATGCTGCTGGCTCTTTGGACGCCAAGACAATTGAGCAA CTATTACATTTAGATGAACTGAAATCCAGACACTACTGTATTCTTTCAGTTTCTGCTATAACTGGTGACGGTATTCAGGAAGCTATAAATTGGTTAGCTTCTGATTTAAGAGAAAGTAAAATGGGCATTCTATCAAATTGA
- the uvi31 gene encoding mitochondrial [4Fe-4S] cluster transfer protein Uvi31: MIKRLLHNMSRHDRIFNTLSKELEARNIELYNDSYKHAHHAAMKGLEEKNETHFRLNIISPKFTGLTRVARHRLVYSSLKDEFENGLHALQITSAKTPQELEKQ, encoded by the coding sequence atgATCAAACGGCTTCTTCACAACATGTCCAGACATGATCGAATTTTTAACACCTTAAGTAAGGAATTAGAGGCCAGAAATATTGAGTTGTATAACGACAGTTACAAACACGCCCATCATGCGGCGATGAAAggtttagaagaaaaaaacgaaacaCACTTTCGATTGAACATAATATCGCCAAAATTTACAGGGCTAACAAGGGTCGCACGACATCGCCTGGTTTACTCATCTTTAAAAGATGAGTTTGAAAACGGACTACATGCTTTGCAAATAACCTCTGCGAAGACTCCTCAAGAACTCGAAAAGCAATAG
- the erg6 gene encoding sterol 24-C-methyltransferase Erg6, whose amino-acid sequence MAASASAINQDQELSRRLHGKDGENKTGLSAIASKDIEEQKKKLSEYFQFWDKGYDDESQGDRDIRVNDYKKLVNNYYDLATDLYEYGWCQSFHFSRFYKGEAFAQSIARHEHYLAHRMGITHNSRVLDVGCGVGGPAREITEFTGCNMVGLNNNDYQISRAVNYAAKRNLDKKQVFVKGDFMKMPFDDNTFDFVYAIEATVHAPSLEGVYSEIFRVLKPGGVFGVYEWVMSDDYDSTNPEHRRIAYNIEIGDGIPQMVRKSDALEAFKKSGFEVLDQEDLAENDNLELPWYYPITGDVTKSQNVWDFITVFRTTTLGKFITRHSVKVLERLGMVSKGTSEVSDTLAIAQEGLIEGGEKKLFTPMFLMIGKKPEKA is encoded by the coding sequence ATGGCCGCCTCAGCCTCTGCTATAAATCAAGATCAAGAGTTATCCCGCCGTTTGCACGGAAAAGACGGTGAAAACAAAACCGGACTTTCTGCTATTGCTTCTAAAGATATTgaggaacaaaagaagaagctttCGGAATACTTTCAATTCTGGGATAAGGGCTACGATGATGAATCTCAAGGTGACCGCGATATCCGTGTAAATGACTATAAGAAATTGGTTAACAACTACTATGACTTGGCTACTGATTTGTATGAATATGGCTGGTGTCAAAGCTTCCATTTCTCTCGCTTCTATAAAGGAGAAGCTTTTGCTCAAAGTATTGCACGACATGAGCATTATTTAGCTCATCGTATGGGAATCACCCATAATTCTCGCGTTTTGGACGTGGGTTGCGGTGTTGGTGGTCCTGCTCGAGAAATTACTGAGTTTACTGGATGTAATATGGTGGGGTTAAACAATAATGATTATCAAATTTCTCGTGCCGTTAATTATGCAGCTAAACGTAATCTTGACAAGAAGCAGGTTTTCGTGAAGGGCGATTTTATGAAGATGCCTTTTGATGACAACACGTTCGACTTTGTCTATGCCATCGAAGCTACCGTTCACGCTCCAAGTTTGGAAGGTGTTTACAGTGAAATCTTCCGTGTTCTTAAACCAGGTGGTGTTTTCGGTGTATATGAGTGGGTCATGTCTGATGACTATGATAGCACTAATCCTGAACACCGTAGAATTGCTTATAATATTGAAATTGGTGATGGTATTCCCCAAATGGTACGCAAATCCGATGCTTTGGAAGCATTTAAGAAGTCTGGTTTTGAGGTTCTTGACCAGGAGGACTTGGCTGAAAATGACAACCTTGAGTTACCTTGGTATTATCCTATCACAGGTGACGTTACCAAATCCCAGAATGTATGGGATTTTATAACCGTTTTCCGTACAACCACTTTGGGTAAGTTTATTACCCGTCATAGCGTCAAGGTTTTAGAACGGTTAGGTATGGTTAGCAAAGGTACTAGCGAGGTGAGTGATACCCTTGCGATTGCACAAGAGGGTTTAATTGAGGGTGGTGAAAAGAAGTTGTTTACTCCCATGTTTTTAATGATTGGTAAGAAACCAGAAAAGGCTTAA
- the lon1 gene encoding mitochondrial matrix Lon protease, which translates to MITRLSRACLRRSGANRWKSELYHNPSFSSQFSTSCIALHPNIGPFRYSQALSRGKDSKNEKVPKNDSETKKSPSSENESSKQKELQSHKQTLKKNPERKKDEENTEAIKTFVRSSSSNAKDEKEQANDSFSLETSGKKKDTSKNAIPEVYPQLLALPIVRRPLFPGFYKAIVTKDPSVSEAIKELIKKRQPYIGAFLHKDENADTDVITDVNQVYPVGVFAQITSIFPTKNAGETALTAVLYPHRRIRITELMPPKVHITPSADSKELKQADGSEELTTADNSKGDSKLESTASMLQDYNVSVVNVENIHNLPFNRQNPVIKALTGEIMSTFKEIATLSHIFREQIANFSISTGTNNVFDEPARLADFTAAVCSTALQDLQGVLEAQNIEERLEKALIILKQELINAQLQSKISRDVEQKLSQRQKEFILMEQMKGIKRELGHDDPKEALLNEFRRRAEETEMPEHVNKVFKEELSKFQHLEPMAAEYNVTRNYLDWITQLPWGKKSSENFNIQYARDILDRDHYGLKDVKDRILELVAVGKLRGTMQGRIICLVGPPGVGKTSVGKSIASALNREFFRFSVGGLTDVAEIKGHRRTYIGAMPGKVVQALKKVQTENPLILIDEIDKVGKSHQGDPHSALLELLDSEQNSAFLDHYMDMTLDASSVLFVCTANTVDTIPPPLLDRMELIEVSGYVEAEKLHIARDYLIPQTKKNCGLKDANVTMSDNAIRGLIQFYCHESGVRNLKKSIEKIFRKTSFQIVQNIGDKKEGPVKEAQESSTNKEHDEAGSTDQTADSSSVVPLDVPNEIKVDIDEKDLIDYLGPPIHTSPRLYDRTPNGVVMGLAWTPMGGVPLYVETIVKNNLSAASAPSLERTGQLGDVMKESSELSYSFCKSFLSKNFPKNRFFEHARLHMHCPEGSISKDGPSAGITMATSLLSLALSTPVPATTAMTGELTLTGKVLRIGGLREKAVAAKLSGIKEILFPKGNIADWEQLPDYVKEGLRGVPVEWYDDVFKKIFPHVNIEECNNLWPTLMTSASSQK; encoded by the coding sequence ATGATTACACGCCTTTCAAGAGCCTGTTTGAGGCGATCAGGCGCTAACCGCTGGAAAAGCGAACTGTACCATAATCCCTCGTTTTCTTCTCAATTTTCTACATCATGCATTGCTTTGCATCCAAACATTGGTCCTTTTCGATATTCACAAGCTCTTTCACGGGGTAAAGACtcgaaaaatgaaaaagtacCTAAAAATGACagtgaaacaaaaaagtcgCCGTCATCAGAGAATGAGTCTTCAAAACAGAAAGAGCTTCAGTCTCATAAGCAGAccttaaaaaagaatccgGAACggaaaaaagatgaagaaaatacagAAGCaatcaaaacttttgttAGATCATCTTCCAGTAACGCGAAGgacgaaaaagaacaagctAATGATTCTTTTAGTTTGGAAACTTctggaaaaaagaaagacacGTCTAAAAATGCTATACCAGAAGTATATCCTCAATTGCTAGCTTTACCTATCGTGCGAAGGCCATTGTTCCCGGGCTTTTACAAAGCAATTGTCACTAAGGATCCTTCTGTTTCAGAGGCCATCAAGgaattaataaagaaaaggcaaCCCTATATTGGTGCTTTCCTTCACAAGGACGAAAATGCAGATACCGATGTAATTACAGATGTAAACCAAGTTTATCCGGTCGGTGTTTTTGCTCAAATTACAAGTATTTTTCCTACAAAAAATGCGGGTGAAACAGCCTTAACAGCTGTTCTTTATCCCCATAGACGTATACGCATCACAGAATTAATGCCTCCTAAGGTTCACATCACTCCTAGCGCTGACTCCAAAGAGCTCAAACAAGCAGACGGGTCCGAAGAATTAACTACTGCTGACAATAGCAAAGGTGATTCTAAATTGGAAAGTACAGCTTCCATGTTACAGGACTATAATGTTTCTGTGGTGAATGTCGAAAATATTCACAATCTTCCTTTCAATCGCCAAAATCCAGTAATAAAAGCACTCACTGGCGAAATTATGAGCACTTTTAAAGAGATTGCGACCTTAAGTCATATTTTCCGTGAACAAATTGCCAATTTTTCGATTTCAACAGGAACAAACaatgtttttgatgaacCTGCTAGATTGGCGGACTTTACTGCTGCGGTTTGCTCTACTGCTCTTCAGGACTTACAAGGTGTCTTGGAAGCTCAGAATATTGAAGAGCGATTAGAAAAAGCTTTAATAATTCTAAAGCAAGAACTTATTAATGCTCAACTGCAAAGTAAGATTAGCAGAGATGTTGAACAAAAACTGTCTCAGCGCCAGAAAGAATTTATATTAATGGAGCAAATGAAGGGAATAAAGAGAGAACTCGGCCATGATGACCCTAAAGAGGCATTACTCAATGAattcagaagaagagcCGAGGAGACAGAAATGCCTGAACATGTGAATAAAGTTTTTAAGGAAGAGCTTTCTAAATTTCAACATCTAGAACCAATGGCTGCTGAGTACAATGTTACTCGCAATTATTTAGACTGGATAACTCAATTACCATGGGGTAAAAAGTCTTCGGAAAACTTCAACATTCAATACGCTAGGGATATATTGGATAGGGATCATTATGGTTTAAAAGACGTGAAAGACCGCATTCTCGAACTTGTTGCAGTCGGAAAATTAAGAGGTACCATGCAAGGAAGAATTATTTGCCTAGTAGGGCCTCCTGGTGTCGGTAAAACATCTGTTGGTAAATCAATTGCTTCTGCATTGAATCGAGAATTCTTTAGATTTAGTGTTGGTGGCTTAACCGACGTTGCTGAAATTAAAGGACACCGTCGTACTTATATTGGGGCGATGCCTGGCAAGGTAGTACAAGCTTTGAAGAAGGTACAAACCGAAAATCCCTTAATTTTAATTGATGAAATCGATAAAGTTGGAAAAAGTCATCAAGGAGATCCACATAGTGCTTTACTTGAGCTTTTAGACTCTGAGCAAAATTCGGCTTTTTTGGACCATTATATGGATATGACTTTAGACGCCTCCTCAGTTTTGTTCGTTTGCACTGCCAATACTGTAGATACAATACCTCCTCCTTTGCTAGATCGAATGGAACTTATTGAAGTATCAGGTTATGTGGAGGCAGAAAAGCTTCACATTGCTAGAGATTATTTAATTCCccaaacgaagaaaaattgcGGATTGAAGGATGCAAACGTAACAATGTCTGACAATGCGATTAGAGGCttaattcaattttacTGTCACGAAAGCGGCGTACGGAACCTAAAGAAatccattgaaaaaatattccGGAAAACTTCATTTCAAATTGTCCAGAATATTGGAGATAAGAAGGAAGGCCCTGTTAAAGAAGCACAAGAAAGTTCAACCAATAAAGAGCACGATGAAGCAGGAAGTACAGACCAAACTGCTGATAGTTCATCTGTTGTTCCCCTTGATGTACCAAACGAAATTAAGGTTGATATAGACGAAAAGGATTTGATTGACTATCTTGGCCCTCCAATACACACCTCACCTCGTCTTTATGATAGGACGCCAAACGGTGTAGTTATGGGTTTAGCTTGGACTCCAATGGGTGGTGTTCCATTGTACGTTGAAACTATAGTTAAAAACAACTTGTCTGCTGCTTCTGCTCCTTCGTTAGAAAGAACTGGCCAACTTGGTGATGttatgaaagaatcttCAGAGTTATCCTACTCCTTCTGTAAAAGCTTCTTATCTAAGAATTTCCCAAAAAATAGGTTTTTTGAACATGCTCGTTTGCATATGCACTGTCCAGAAGGATCTATATCAAAAGATGGCCCGTCTGCTGGTATTACCATGGCTACCTCATTACTATCTTTAGCCTTAAGCACGCCTGTACCCGCTACTACTGCAATGACAGGTGAGCTAACCTTAACTGGCAAAGTTCTTCGGATCGGTGGTTTGAGAGAGAAAGCTGTTGCAGCCAAGTTATCGggtataaaagaaattttatttccaAAAGGTAATATAGCCGATTGGGAACAACTTCCTGATTATGTCAAGGAAGGCTTAAGAGGTGTTCCTGTTGAATGGTATGACGATGTATTTAAGAAGATTTTCCCTCATGTCAACATTGAGGAATGTAACAATCTTTGGCCTACTTTAATGACTAGTGCTTCTAGTCAAAAGTAG